The sequence GTGGCCATCACCCGCAAGAGCGCGTCCACGTCGGTGGAGTGCATCCCTTGCCGCAGGACGAAGGCGTGCGCAACCTCCTCCGCCTCGGCGACGAGCCGTTGGGTCAAACGCACCACCTCGGCGCGCGGGTTGCCGGCTTCGTTCGCCACGTCTATTCTCTCAATCGTCAAGGTAATGGATCATCAAGATAATTGATGCGTGTCCACCCATGGTGGACCACCGACGCCCTTCGCCAGGACCGACCGCCCTCGCGAATGAGCAGGAGACGACCACATGACGTCCAACCCCTCGAACCACCCCGAGACCTCCATGACTCTGGTGACCGGAGCCACCGGCGCGATCGGCGGCGCCCTGACCACACTGCTCGCCTCAAGTGACCTGCCGTTCCGGGTGATGTGCCGGAGCCCCCAGCAGCTCGAGGCCTTCCGCCGCCGCGGGATCGCAGCCGTCCACGGGGATTTTGCCGATCCAGCCAGCGTCCGCGCTGCAATGGAGGGCTGCGAGCAGCTCGTCCTCGTCCCACCCTTCACCCCCGCCCTCTACGCGCACAGCCGGCAGACCATCGACACCGCCTGCGACCTCGACGTTCGCCACATCGTCAAGGTCTCCGCAGCCGACGCGAACCCGCAATCCCCGTTGCCGTGGGCCGCAGCCCACGGACGTGCGGACCGCTACCTCGCCAAGAGCGGGTTGGCCTGGACCGTCCTGCGACCCAGCGCCTTCATGGGAGGGCTCTTGCAGCTGGCCCCCGCGATCCGACGCGGGGTGCTGCCCGGCACCAGCGGCCACGGCGCGACGACCTGGATCGACAGTACTGACATCGCCGCCGCCGCTGAACGCGTCCTGATCGACCGCGGCCGGCAAGGCGGCCCTGGTGCGGACGGACGCAACTACCTGCTGACCGGGACCCAGCCACTGTCGTTC comes from Kineococcus rhizosphaerae and encodes:
- a CDS encoding NAD(P)H-binding protein, producing MTSNPSNHPETSMTLVTGATGAIGGALTTLLASSDLPFRVMCRSPQQLEAFRRRGIAAVHGDFADPASVRAAMEGCEQLVLVPPFTPALYAHSRQTIDTACDLDVRHIVKVSAADANPQSPLPWAAAHGRADRYLAKSGLAWTVLRPSAFMGGLLQLAPAIRRGVLPGTSGHGATTWIDSTDIAAAAERVLIDRGRQGGPGADGRNYLLTGTQPLSFPQVATMITERLDRRVRYLHIPAPALYLALRAKRVPHREAHGAVDQLARIVRRGLDDVRVYSTDLTDLIGRPALAMADYIDAHRSELT